Proteins co-encoded in one Cydia splendana chromosome 11, ilCydSple1.2, whole genome shotgun sequence genomic window:
- the LOC134794808 gene encoding U8-agatoxin-Ao1a-like isoform X1, producing the protein MPRAGALLLALAALLLVAEWTHASYIDPGDEDVEISVPDYGEDPADLQLLQDVGKRSSLIYVFRRACIRRGGNCDHRPGDCCHSSSCRCNLWGSNCRCQRMGLFQKWG; encoded by the exons ATGCCGCGCGCCGGCGCACTCTTGCTGGCGTTAGCGGCGCTCCTGCTCGTCGCTGAGTGGACGCACGCCTCATACATCGATCCTG GAGACGAGGACGTGGAGATCAGCGTTCCCGACTACGGCGAGGACCCGGCAGACTTGCAGCTGTTGCAGGATGTTGGGAA ACGTTCGTCGCTGATCTACGTTTTCAGGAGAGCCTGCATCCGGCGCGGCGGGAACTGCGACCACCGGCCCGGAGACTGCTGCCACTCCTCCTCCTGCCGCTGCAACCTCTGGGGCTCCAACTGCCGCTGCCAGCGCATGGGCCTCTTCCAGAAATGGGGGTGA
- the LOC134795219 gene encoding U8-agatoxin-Ao1a-like translates to MVSLRTCALRQRDEDVEISVPDYGEDPADLQLLQDVGKRSSLIYVFRRACIRRGGNCDHRPGDCCHSSSCRCNLWGSNCRCQRMGLFQKWG, encoded by the exons ATGGTGTCGCTGCGCACTTGCGCCTTGCGCCAAA GAGACGAGGACGTGGAGATCAGCGTTCCCGACTACGGCGAGGACCCGGCAGACTTGCAGCTGTTGCAGGATGTTGGGAA ACGTTCGTCGCTGATCTACGTTTTCAGGAGAGCCTGCATCCGGCGCGGCGGGAACTGCGACCACCGGCCCGGAGACTGCTGCCACTCCTCCTCCTGCCGCTGCAACCTCTGGGGCTCCAACTGCCGCTGCCAGCGCATGGGCCTCTTCCAGAAATGGGGGTGA
- the LOC134794808 gene encoding U8-agatoxin-Ao1a-like isoform X4, giving the protein MPRAGALLLALAALLLVAEWTHASYIDPDEDVEISVPDYGEDPADLQLLQDVGKRACIRRGGNCDHRPGDCCHSSSCRCNLWGSNCRCQRMGLFQKWG; this is encoded by the exons ATGCCGCGCGCCGGCGCACTCTTGCTGGCGTTAGCGGCGCTCCTGCTCGTCGCTGAGTGGACGCACGCCTCATACATCGATCCTG ACGAGGACGTGGAGATCAGCGTTCCCGACTACGGCGAGGACCCGGCAGACTTGCAGCTGTTGCAGGATGTTGGGAA GAGAGCCTGCATCCGGCGCGGCGGGAACTGCGACCACCGGCCCGGAGACTGCTGCCACTCCTCCTCCTGCCGCTGCAACCTCTGGGGCTCCAACTGCCGCTGCCAGCGCATGGGCCTCTTCCAGAAATGGGGGTGA
- the LOC134794808 gene encoding U8-agatoxin-Ao1a-like isoform X3: protein MPRAGALLLALAALLLVAEWTHASYIDPGDEDVEISVPDYGEDPADLQLLQDVGKRACIRRGGNCDHRPGDCCHSSSCRCNLWGSNCRCQRMGLFQKWG from the exons ATGCCGCGCGCCGGCGCACTCTTGCTGGCGTTAGCGGCGCTCCTGCTCGTCGCTGAGTGGACGCACGCCTCATACATCGATCCTG GAGACGAGGACGTGGAGATCAGCGTTCCCGACTACGGCGAGGACCCGGCAGACTTGCAGCTGTTGCAGGATGTTGGGAA GAGAGCCTGCATCCGGCGCGGCGGGAACTGCGACCACCGGCCCGGAGACTGCTGCCACTCCTCCTCCTGCCGCTGCAACCTCTGGGGCTCCAACTGCCGCTGCCAGCGCATGGGCCTCTTCCAGAAATGGGGGTGA
- the LOC134794808 gene encoding U8-agatoxin-Ao1a-like isoform X2, translated as MPRAGALLLALAALLLVAEWTHASYIDPDEDVEISVPDYGEDPADLQLLQDVGKRSSLIYVFRRACIRRGGNCDHRPGDCCHSSSCRCNLWGSNCRCQRMGLFQKWG; from the exons ATGCCGCGCGCCGGCGCACTCTTGCTGGCGTTAGCGGCGCTCCTGCTCGTCGCTGAGTGGACGCACGCCTCATACATCGATCCTG ACGAGGACGTGGAGATCAGCGTTCCCGACTACGGCGAGGACCCGGCAGACTTGCAGCTGTTGCAGGATGTTGGGAA ACGTTCGTCGCTGATCTACGTTTTCAGGAGAGCCTGCATCCGGCGCGGCGGGAACTGCGACCACCGGCCCGGAGACTGCTGCCACTCCTCCTCCTGCCGCTGCAACCTCTGGGGCTCCAACTGCCGCTGCCAGCGCATGGGCCTCTTCCAGAAATGGGGGTGA